A region from the Bactrocera dorsalis isolate Fly_Bdor chromosome 1, ASM2337382v1, whole genome shotgun sequence genome encodes:
- the LOC105233371 gene encoding TBC1 domain family member 20 — protein sequence MTSQVNEANHQNSEIKIDQPQELCFEKCPESGEEQQKRLEIERLLIEHNGNIPLLKLQEIARSDHGLVNDELRRLLWPQLAGVDISSLEPAPSLQDLQTHPEYQQVVLDVNRSLKRFPPGIPYEQRIALQDQLTVLILRVIKKYPNLRYYQGYHDVAVTFLLVVGEEVAFAVMEELSTNHFSECMQETMDATQKRLMFIWPLVDLENSHLFQFLQQSAVGTLFALPWYLTWFGHSLNSYKDVVRLYDYFLASPIYMPIFVTAAIILYRAEDILKVDCDMASVHCLLSRLPDDLPFEELLNTASLLYDKYSLTVIEKYVEELVRKEKLQRQLEEKRIQERRKQLARNARAGNNNLARWLPQMLTPKSMIVTTAFSILVGICAYYYKNQYLSAGVS from the exons ATGACGAGCCAAGTGAATGAAGCGAACCATCAAAACAGTGAAATAAAAATCGATCAACCACAGgaattgtgttttgaaaaat GTCCAGAAAGTggtgaagaacaacaaaaacgtttGGAAATCGAACGTTTATTGATAGAGCACAATGGAAATATTCCACTTTTAAAGCTGCAGGAGATTGCACGTTCCGACCATGGATTAGTAAATGATGAGTTGCGACGATTGCTTTGGCCACAATTGGCCGGTGTTGATATATCCTCTTTAGAACCTGCGCCCAGTCTACAAGATTTACAAACACATCCAGAATACCAACAAGTGGTGCTTGATGTCAATAGGTCGCTTAAGCGTTTTCCGCCCGGCATTCCATATGAGCAACGTATTGCATTACAAGACCAATTGACTGTTTTAATATTGCGTGTCATAAAGAAATACCCGAATTTACGATATTATCAAGGATATCACGATGTAGCTGTTACATTTTTGTTAGTCGTTGGTGAAGAGGTAGCATTTGCGGTTATGGAGGAATTATCGACCAACCATTTTTCGGAATGTATGCAAGAAACAATGGATGCCACTCAAAAACGTTTGATGTTTATATGGCCGCTGGTAGATTTAGAAAATTCGCATTTGTTTCAATTTCTACAACAATCTGCAGTTGGAACACTTTTTGCATTGCCTTGGTATTTGACGTGGTTTGGACACAGTTTAAATTCATATAAAGATGTAGTGCGTCTATATGACTATTTTTTGGCCTCACCAATTTATATGCCAATATTTGTGACTGCTGCTATTATATTGTATCGAGCTGAAGACATACTAAAGGTTGACTGTGACATGGCCTCAGTACACTGTCTTTTATCTAGG CTTCCCGATGATCTGCCCTTTGAAGAACTTTTAAATACTGCTAGTTTATTATATGATAAATATTCACTGacagtaattgaaaaatatgtcgAGGAACTGGTGCGAAAAGA aaaactgcAAAGACAATTGGAAGAGAAGCGAATCCAAGAGCGAAGGAAACAACTTGCTCGTAATGCCCGTGCTGGTAACAATAACTTGGCACGTTGGCTTCCACAAATGCTCACACCGAAATCAATGATCGTGACAACAGCTTTCTCCATTTTGGTTGGCATTTGTGCATACTACTATAAAAATCAGTATCTCTCTGCCGGGGTTAGTTGA
- the LOC105233370 gene encoding uncharacterized protein LOC105233370, whose product MSLGYTFLGCPLLVNIDNKEILYEILNYSVDVLLGNSDEHQMEKHCHKYGFQNVYDFMLMTRKIARAYKSHYENENSSEAELLYEFSNLSPDFQRLVPTVYEARKSEIEKYMLQLHNAQENPLVLSFDYDARVVIGDSSFAQNFRELIRIYLNCCDGNGKLSKLHFEMDLNKLNEFITALEVAVDKADENHA is encoded by the exons ATGTCCCTAGGCTACACATTTTTAGGCTGTCCACTTTTAGTAAACATCGACAACAAAGAAATACTTTATGAG ATTCTTAACTACTCGGTTGATGTGCTGCTTGGCAATAGCGATGAACATCAAATGGAAAAACATTGCCACAAATATGGATTTCAGAATGTTTACGATTTTATGTTGATGACACGAAAAATTGCACGAGCTTATAAATCTcattatgaaaatgaaaattccaGCGAAGCAGAATTGTTGTATGAATTTAGCAATTTAAGTCCAGATTTTCAACGTTTGGTACCAACTGTGTATGAAGCGCGGAAAtcggaaattgaaaaatatatgctaCAACTACATAATGCTCAAGAAAATCCTCTAGTACTATCTTTCGACTACGATGCTCGTGTAGTGATTGGCGATAGCAGTTTCGCTCAAAACTTTCGCGAACTaataagaatatatttaaattgttgcGATGGAAATGGAAAATTAAGTAAGCTACATTTCGAAATGGATTTAAATAAACTGAACGAATTTATTACTGCTTTAGAAGTAGCAGTGGATAAAGCCGATGAAAATCATGCTTAA
- the LOC125775847 gene encoding uncharacterized protein LOC125775847 isoform X2, with protein MMSNNQSVDDIPSTSAAAVMCRDATMIQQWNIVQMNKYLGSHELCVSFAEVYGLLPKSRLCAVHKTQMALRKRHPVGYFKCSRGNCKTKSLISRAAGTWFEGVKLSIPHVFYLMYCFAHRFTREGIYREDYVSVGKKLSSGTISDWYSYCREAVVIFQLDHQEVKGKIGGPGKVVQIDESKFEKRKYNKGRRVEGHWVLGMIEDGSEDLRLEVCPDNVRSAEVLIPLIRKHVHEGTTIRTDFWRAYECLPEYGYIHEKVNHSDPGNPLIAEDGTRSQRIESHWRVVKRFFYKDNYNNPANFADLIVEFLWRREIRKKKTDPFISLLGVIKYVYNTK; from the exons ATGATGTCAAATAACCAATCAG ttgatGATATTCCATCCACGAGCGCTGCAGCAGTAATGTGTCGTGATGCTACCATGATACAGCAGTGGAATATAGTGCAAATGAACAAATACTTGGGCTCACATGAATTGTGTGTATCATTCGCCGAGGTATACGGTCTGTTGCCAAAAAGCCGGCTTTGTGCCGTTCACAAAACCCAAATGGCATTGCGCAAACGCCACCCAGTAGGGTACTTTAAATGCTCTAGGGGCAATTGTAAGACAAAGTCCCTTATTTCAAGGGCAGCGGGCACGTGGTTTGAAGGCGTCAAATTAAGCATTCCCCACGTGTTTTACCTCATGTATTGCTTTGCCCACCGCTTTACGCGGGAAGGTATTTATAGGGAGGATTATGTGAgcgttggaaaaaaattgtcatCTGGCACTATCTCCGACTGGTATAGCTACTGCAGGGAAGCGGTAGTTATATTTCAGTTAGACCACCAAGAAGTCAAAGGGAAGATTGGTGGTCCAGGTAAGGTGGTGCAGATTGACGAAAGTAAATTCGAGAAACGcaaatacaacaaag gAAGACGCGTAGAAGGGCATTGGGTGCTGGGAATGATAGAGGATGGCAGTGAGGACCTCAGACTGGAGGTCTGCCCTGACAATGTACGTTCCGCTGAGGTCCTCATCCCTCTTATTCGTAAGCATGTACACGAAGGAACAACCATAAGGACCGATTTTTGGCGCGCATATGAATGCCTCCCTGAGTATGGTTACATCCATGAAAAGGTTAACCATAGTGACCCTGGCAATCCATTGATCGCCGAGGATGGCACACGCTCCCAAAGAATCGAATCTCATTGGCGTGTAGTGAAGAGATTTTTTTATAAGGATAATTATAATAATCCGGCAAACTTTGCTGATCTAATAGTAGAATTTTTATGGAGGCGGGAAATACGGAAAAAAAAGACAGACCCATTTATTTCGTTACTGGgtgttattaaatatgtgtataacacgaaataa
- the LOC125775847 gene encoding uncharacterized protein LOC125775847 isoform X1: MMSNNQSVDDIPSTSAAAVMCRDATMIQQWNIVQMNKYLGSHELCVSFAEVYGLLPKSRLCAVHKTQMALRKRHPVGYFKCSRGNCKTKSLISRAAGTWFEGVKLSIPHVFYLMYCFAHRFTREGIYREDYVSVGKKLSSGTISDWYSYCREAVVIFQLDHQEVKGKIGGPGKVVQIDESKFEKRKYNKGNNNNLYIMQLCLFKYFSFFSGRRVEGHWVLGMIEDGSEDLRLEVCPDNVRSAEVLIPLIRKHVHEGTTIRTDFWRAYECLPEYGYIHEKVNHSDPGNPLIAEDGTRSQRIESHWRVVKRFFYKDNYNNPANFADLIVEFLWRREIRKKKTDPFISLLGVIKYVYNTK; the protein is encoded by the exons ATGATGTCAAATAACCAATCAG ttgatGATATTCCATCCACGAGCGCTGCAGCAGTAATGTGTCGTGATGCTACCATGATACAGCAGTGGAATATAGTGCAAATGAACAAATACTTGGGCTCACATGAATTGTGTGTATCATTCGCCGAGGTATACGGTCTGTTGCCAAAAAGCCGGCTTTGTGCCGTTCACAAAACCCAAATGGCATTGCGCAAACGCCACCCAGTAGGGTACTTTAAATGCTCTAGGGGCAATTGTAAGACAAAGTCCCTTATTTCAAGGGCAGCGGGCACGTGGTTTGAAGGCGTCAAATTAAGCATTCCCCACGTGTTTTACCTCATGTATTGCTTTGCCCACCGCTTTACGCGGGAAGGTATTTATAGGGAGGATTATGTGAgcgttggaaaaaaattgtcatCTGGCACTATCTCCGACTGGTATAGCTACTGCAGGGAAGCGGTAGTTATATTTCAGTTAGACCACCAAGAAGTCAAAGGGAAGATTGGTGGTCCAGGTAAGGTGGTGCAGATTGACGAAAGTAAATTCGAGAAACGcaaatacaacaaaggtaataataataatttatatataatgcaATTATGTTTATTCaaatacttttcttttttttcaggAAGACGCGTAGAAGGGCATTGGGTGCTGGGAATGATAGAGGATGGCAGTGAGGACCTCAGACTGGAGGTCTGCCCTGACAATGTACGTTCCGCTGAGGTCCTCATCCCTCTTATTCGTAAGCATGTACACGAAGGAACAACCATAAGGACCGATTTTTGGCGCGCATATGAATGCCTCCCTGAGTATGGTTACATCCATGAAAAGGTTAACCATAGTGACCCTGGCAATCCATTGATCGCCGAGGATGGCACACGCTCCCAAAGAATCGAATCTCATTGGCGTGTAGTGAAGAGATTTTTTTATAAGGATAATTATAATAATCCGGCAAACTTTGCTGATCTAATAGTAGAATTTTTATGGAGGCGGGAAATACGGAAAAAAAAGACAGACCCATTTATTTCGTTACTGGgtgttattaaatatgtgtataacacgaaataa